A single Megachile rotundata isolate GNS110a chromosome 9, iyMegRotu1, whole genome shotgun sequence DNA region contains:
- the Unc-115a gene encoding actin binding LIM protein Uncoordinated 115a isoform X5, producing the protein MYLSSLLPRFPSRRGSSRFSTVVRDTTSKKNVTVQTTIDASRNGTIVGENHRCWLFSLCVHHFRRKTFCQSCKKKCSGEVLRVQDKYFHIGCFKCAQCNASLAQGGFFAREGSYYCTKDYRERWGTKCAGCGEYVEGDVVTAGDKHAFHPNCFHCQRCRQPLLGQGTKVSLVQGQALCHRCVGIPVREASTPVGNNSATRGSGDGPSDPGACAGCGNQLREGQALVALDRQWHVWCFKCHSCDTVLHGEYMGKDGVPYCEKDYQKQFGVKCAYCNRYISGKVLQAGDNHHFHPTCARCTKCGDPFGDGEEMYLQGAAIWHPRCGPGPSGPNGIVNGHGEAHTPQHRESERISSSASEMQYYPARTGSPGLILREYGRGPSEDVSRIYTYSYLTETPSQGYLRRPIQPYDKPPTSPHFHRPSSSRSIRSSGGRSSRSGMRALVDALSETRPKSPASQVDNDEPIELAHYPDAMKPPPGAKPPIERDDFPAPPYPYTDPERRRRWSDTYKGVPASDDEDEVDNKTYIKEVEEKLKKEQDELSKIDTGIAKVFLQDREKDRENLRHKAANVDPRNASRTPSAAREPTYRLRYESPVGASPSRNIDHARPWEDDDGFSYRSSVGPSYNVGRSSARSPAPRNYPPVGTQRAFTLPNAARHYHSGDYSFSGMGDKTHSTDFSSGKSDISTGSITDVDRRALVCTTAPYYSRRISMNDGGMLPSSTTYTGGLGSVVGSHGGHHVRRSLPDMGTAPSEPPKLYPYHLLVITNYRLPADVDRCNLERHLSDAEFEAVLQCTRAEFYRLPQWRRNEIKRRARLF; encoded by the exons GTAAAACATTCTGCCAGTCTTGCAAGAAGAAGTGCAGCGGGGAGGTGCTACGAGTGCAGGACAAGTATTTCCACATAGGGTGTTTCAAGTGTGCTCAGTGCAATGCCAGCTTAGCGCAGGGTGGTTTCTTCGCACGCGAGGGCTCTTACTACTGCACCAAG gATTACAGAGAACGTTGGGGCACAAAGTGTGCAGGCTGCGGCGAATACGTGGAGGGCGATGTGGTCACCGCCGGCGACAAACACGCGTTCCATCCGAACTGTTTCCATTGTCAGAGATGCAGGCAGCCCCTGCTGGGCCAAGGGACAAAAGTGTCCCTCGTCCAAG GTCAAGCTCTGTGTCATCGATGCGTCGGTATCCCGGTTCGAGAGGCCTCGACGCCGGTCGGTAATAATTCTGCCACCAGAGGATCCGGAGACGGGCCCTCCGACCCCGGTGCTTGTGCCGGCTGCGGAAACCAATTACGAGAAGGTCAAGCTTTGGTCGCTCTTGATCGACAGTGGCACGTATGGTGCTTCAAGTGCCACAGCTGCGATACCGTGCTCCATGGCGAGTACATGGGAAA AGACGGGGTGCCTTACTGCGAGAAAGATTACCAGAAGCAATTCGGGGTGAAATGTGCCTACTGCAACCGCTACATCAGCGGCAAGGTCCTGCAAGCCGGTGATAATCACCATTTCCATCCGACTTGTGCGCGATGCACCAAATGCGGAGATCCATTCGGAGACGGGGAGGAAATGTACCTACAAGGTGCAGCCATATGGCACCCTCGTTGCGGACCCGGTCCGAGTGGACCAAACGGTATCGTAAATGGTCACGGTGAAGCTCACACTCCTCAACATCGAGAGTCAGAACGGATTTCCAGCAGCGCCTCGGAGATGCAG TATTACCCTGCACGAACCGGCAGTCCTGGATTGATATTACGAGAATATGGACGCGGTCCATCCGAGGATGTGTCTAGGATTTACACGTACTCGTATCTCACCGAAACACCCAGCCAGGGATACTTGAGACGTCCGATACAGCCGTACGACAAACCTCCGACTAGCCCACACTTTCATAGACCCAGCT CGTCTCGTTCGATAAGAAGCAGCGGTGGACGCAGTAGCCGATCAGGAATGCGAGCTCTGGTCGACGCTCTGAGCGAGACCAGACCAAAGTCACCGGCCAGTCAAGTAGATAATGACGAGCCAATAGAGTTGGCGCATTATCCGGACGCCATGAAACCTCCACCCGGAGCCAAGCCGCCGATCGAGAGGGACGATTTCCCGGCTCCGCCGTATCCTTATACCGATCCGGAGAGACGCAGACGATGGTCCGACACTTACAAG GGTGTACCGGCGTCGGACGACGAGGACGAGGTCGACAACAAAACGTACATAAAGGAGGTGGAGGAGAAGCTGAAGAAAGAGCAGGACGAGCTGAGTAAAATAGACACCGGTATAGCGAAGGTGTTCTTGCAAGATCGCGAGAAGGATCGGGAGAATCTGAGACACAAGGCGGCCAACGTGGACCCGAGAAACGCCTCGAGAACACCGTCGGCTGCCAGGGAGCCGACTTACAGACTGCGATACGAGAGTCCCGTTGGTGCAT CACCGTCTAGGAATATAGATCATGCCAGACCATGGGAAGACGACGACGGTTTCAGTTATAGATCGAGCGTAGGGCCCAGTTACAACG TTGGGAGGTCATCGGCACGTTCCCCGGCTCCCAGAAACTATCCACCCGTTGGTACTCAACGCGCCTTCACTCTTCCAAACGCCGCTAGGCACTATCATTCG GGTGATTATTCGTTCAGTGGGATGGGAGACAAGACGCACAGCACTGATTTCTCGTCTGGCAAATCAGATA TATCAACAGGCAGCATCACGGATGTGGATCGACGGGCATTGGTATGTACCACAGCCCCATACTACTCCCGGCGAATTAGCATG AATGATGGTGGGATGCTGCCATCGTCCACCACGTATACAGGTGGCCTAGGTTCGGTAGTCGGGAGTCACGGGGGCCATCACGTAAGAAGATCGTTACCGGACATGGGCACAGCGCCATCCGAACCACCCAAACTCTATCCCTATCACTTACTTGTCATCACTAACTACAGGCTGCCAGCCGATGTGGATCGTTGCAATCTCGAA CGGCATCTTTCCGACGCGGAATTCGAGGCAGTTCTCCAGTGTACCCGTGCCGAGTTCTACAGACTACCACAGTGGCGTCGTAACGAAATCAAAAGACGTGCCCGACTGTTTTAA
- the Unc-115a gene encoding actin binding LIM protein Uncoordinated 115a isoform X9, protein MGKTFCQSCKKKCSGEVLRVQDKYFHIGCFKCAQCNASLAQGGFFAREGSYYCTKDYRERWGTKCAGCGEYVEGDVVTAGDKHAFHPNCFHCQRCRQPLLGQGTKVSLVQGQALCHRCVGIPVREASTPVGNNSATRGSGDGPSDPGACAGCGNQLREGQALVALDRQWHVWCFKCHSCDTVLHGEYMGKDGVPYCEKDYQKQFGVKCAYCNRYISGKVLQAGDNHHFHPTCARCTKCGDPFGDGEEMYLQGAAIWHPRCGPGPSGPNGIVNGHGEAHTPQHRESERISSSASEMQFSLRSRTPSLNGSLCSPYSSLSRKYYPARTGSPGLILREYGRGPSEDVSRIYTYSYLTETPSQGYLRRPIQPYDKPPTSPHFHRPSSSRSIRSSGGRSSRSGMRALVDALSETRPKSPASQVDNDEPIELAHYPDAMKPPPGAKPPIERDDFPAPPYPYTDPERRRRWSDTYKGVPASDDEDEVDNKTYIKEVEEKLKKEQDELSKIDTGIAKVFLQDREKDRENLRHKAANVDPRNASRTPSAAREPTYRLRYESPVGASPSRNIDHARPWEDDDGFSYRSSVGPSYNVGRSSARSPAPRNYPPVGTQRAFTLPNAARHYHSGDYSFSGMGDKTHSTDFSSGKSDISTGSITDVDRRALVCTTAPYYSRRISMNDGGMLPSSTTYTGGLGSVVGSHGGHHVRRSLPDMGTAPSEPPKLYPYHLLVITNYRLPADVDRCNLERHLSDAEFEAVLQCTRAEFYRLPQWRRNEIKRRARLF, encoded by the exons GTAAAACATTCTGCCAGTCTTGCAAGAAGAAGTGCAGCGGGGAGGTGCTACGAGTGCAGGACAAGTATTTCCACATAGGGTGTTTCAAGTGTGCTCAGTGCAATGCCAGCTTAGCGCAGGGTGGTTTCTTCGCACGCGAGGGCTCTTACTACTGCACCAAG gATTACAGAGAACGTTGGGGCACAAAGTGTGCAGGCTGCGGCGAATACGTGGAGGGCGATGTGGTCACCGCCGGCGACAAACACGCGTTCCATCCGAACTGTTTCCATTGTCAGAGATGCAGGCAGCCCCTGCTGGGCCAAGGGACAAAAGTGTCCCTCGTCCAAG GTCAAGCTCTGTGTCATCGATGCGTCGGTATCCCGGTTCGAGAGGCCTCGACGCCGGTCGGTAATAATTCTGCCACCAGAGGATCCGGAGACGGGCCCTCCGACCCCGGTGCTTGTGCCGGCTGCGGAAACCAATTACGAGAAGGTCAAGCTTTGGTCGCTCTTGATCGACAGTGGCACGTATGGTGCTTCAAGTGCCACAGCTGCGATACCGTGCTCCATGGCGAGTACATGGGAAA AGACGGGGTGCCTTACTGCGAGAAAGATTACCAGAAGCAATTCGGGGTGAAATGTGCCTACTGCAACCGCTACATCAGCGGCAAGGTCCTGCAAGCCGGTGATAATCACCATTTCCATCCGACTTGTGCGCGATGCACCAAATGCGGAGATCCATTCGGAGACGGGGAGGAAATGTACCTACAAGGTGCAGCCATATGGCACCCTCGTTGCGGACCCGGTCCGAGTGGACCAAACGGTATCGTAAATGGTCACGGTGAAGCTCACACTCCTCAACATCGAGAGTCAGAACGGATTTCCAGCAGCGCCTCGGAGATGCAG TTTTCATTGCGGTCACGCACGCCAAGCCTGAACGGATCACTCTGCAGCCCTTACAGCAGCCTCAGTCGCAAG TATTACCCTGCACGAACCGGCAGTCCTGGATTGATATTACGAGAATATGGACGCGGTCCATCCGAGGATGTGTCTAGGATTTACACGTACTCGTATCTCACCGAAACACCCAGCCAGGGATACTTGAGACGTCCGATACAGCCGTACGACAAACCTCCGACTAGCCCACACTTTCATAGACCCAGCT CGTCTCGTTCGATAAGAAGCAGCGGTGGACGCAGTAGCCGATCAGGAATGCGAGCTCTGGTCGACGCTCTGAGCGAGACCAGACCAAAGTCACCGGCCAGTCAAGTAGATAATGACGAGCCAATAGAGTTGGCGCATTATCCGGACGCCATGAAACCTCCACCCGGAGCCAAGCCGCCGATCGAGAGGGACGATTTCCCGGCTCCGCCGTATCCTTATACCGATCCGGAGAGACGCAGACGATGGTCCGACACTTACAAG GGTGTACCGGCGTCGGACGACGAGGACGAGGTCGACAACAAAACGTACATAAAGGAGGTGGAGGAGAAGCTGAAGAAAGAGCAGGACGAGCTGAGTAAAATAGACACCGGTATAGCGAAGGTGTTCTTGCAAGATCGCGAGAAGGATCGGGAGAATCTGAGACACAAGGCGGCCAACGTGGACCCGAGAAACGCCTCGAGAACACCGTCGGCTGCCAGGGAGCCGACTTACAGACTGCGATACGAGAGTCCCGTTGGTGCAT CACCGTCTAGGAATATAGATCATGCCAGACCATGGGAAGACGACGACGGTTTCAGTTATAGATCGAGCGTAGGGCCCAGTTACAACG TTGGGAGGTCATCGGCACGTTCCCCGGCTCCCAGAAACTATCCACCCGTTGGTACTCAACGCGCCTTCACTCTTCCAAACGCCGCTAGGCACTATCATTCG GGTGATTATTCGTTCAGTGGGATGGGAGACAAGACGCACAGCACTGATTTCTCGTCTGGCAAATCAGATA TATCAACAGGCAGCATCACGGATGTGGATCGACGGGCATTGGTATGTACCACAGCCCCATACTACTCCCGGCGAATTAGCATG AATGATGGTGGGATGCTGCCATCGTCCACCACGTATACAGGTGGCCTAGGTTCGGTAGTCGGGAGTCACGGGGGCCATCACGTAAGAAGATCGTTACCGGACATGGGCACAGCGCCATCCGAACCACCCAAACTCTATCCCTATCACTTACTTGTCATCACTAACTACAGGCTGCCAGCCGATGTGGATCGTTGCAATCTCGAA CGGCATCTTTCCGACGCGGAATTCGAGGCAGTTCTCCAGTGTACCCGTGCCGAGTTCTACAGACTACCACAGTGGCGTCGTAACGAAATCAAAAGACGTGCCCGACTGTTTTAA
- the Unc-115a gene encoding actin binding LIM protein Uncoordinated 115a isoform X6 — protein sequence MKSKTSESFIASESNGVKKDQEHKQKQLKRGKTFCQSCKKKCSGEVLRVQDKYFHIGCFKCAQCNASLAQGGFFAREGSYYCTKDYRERWGTKCAGCGEYVEGDVVTAGDKHAFHPNCFHCQRCRQPLLGQGTKVSLVQGQALCHRCVGIPVREASTPVGNNSATRGSGDGPSDPGACAGCGNQLREGQALVALDRQWHVWCFKCHSCDTVLHGEYMGKDGVPYCEKDYQKQFGVKCAYCNRYISGKVLQAGDNHHFHPTCARCTKCGDPFGDGEEMYLQGAAIWHPRCGPGPSGPNGIVNGHGEAHTPQHRESERISSSASEMQFSLRSRTPSLNGSLCSPYSSLSRKYYPARTGSPGLILREYGRGPSEDVSRIYTYSYLTETPSQGYLRRPIQPYDKPPTSPHFHRPSSSRSIRSSGGRSSRSGMRALVDALSETRPKSPASQVDNDEPIELAHYPDAMKPPPGAKPPIERDDFPAPPYPYTDPERRRRWSDTYKGVPASDDEDEVDNKTYIKEVEEKLKKEQDELSKIDTGIAKVFLQDREKDRENLRHKAANVDPRNASRTPSAAREPTYRLRYESPVGASPSRNIDHARPWEDDDGFSYRSSVGPSYNVGRSSARSPAPRNYPPVGTQRAFTLPNAARHYHSGDYSFSGMGDKTHSTDFSSGKSDISTGSITDVDRRALVCTTAPYYSRRISMNDGGMLPSSTTYTGGLGSVVGSHGGHHVRRSLPDMGTAPSEPPKLYPYHLLVITNYRLPADVDRCNLERHLSDAEFEAVLQCTRAEFYRLPQWRRNEIKRRARLF from the exons GTAAAACATTCTGCCAGTCTTGCAAGAAGAAGTGCAGCGGGGAGGTGCTACGAGTGCAGGACAAGTATTTCCACATAGGGTGTTTCAAGTGTGCTCAGTGCAATGCCAGCTTAGCGCAGGGTGGTTTCTTCGCACGCGAGGGCTCTTACTACTGCACCAAG gATTACAGAGAACGTTGGGGCACAAAGTGTGCAGGCTGCGGCGAATACGTGGAGGGCGATGTGGTCACCGCCGGCGACAAACACGCGTTCCATCCGAACTGTTTCCATTGTCAGAGATGCAGGCAGCCCCTGCTGGGCCAAGGGACAAAAGTGTCCCTCGTCCAAG GTCAAGCTCTGTGTCATCGATGCGTCGGTATCCCGGTTCGAGAGGCCTCGACGCCGGTCGGTAATAATTCTGCCACCAGAGGATCCGGAGACGGGCCCTCCGACCCCGGTGCTTGTGCCGGCTGCGGAAACCAATTACGAGAAGGTCAAGCTTTGGTCGCTCTTGATCGACAGTGGCACGTATGGTGCTTCAAGTGCCACAGCTGCGATACCGTGCTCCATGGCGAGTACATGGGAAA AGACGGGGTGCCTTACTGCGAGAAAGATTACCAGAAGCAATTCGGGGTGAAATGTGCCTACTGCAACCGCTACATCAGCGGCAAGGTCCTGCAAGCCGGTGATAATCACCATTTCCATCCGACTTGTGCGCGATGCACCAAATGCGGAGATCCATTCGGAGACGGGGAGGAAATGTACCTACAAGGTGCAGCCATATGGCACCCTCGTTGCGGACCCGGTCCGAGTGGACCAAACGGTATCGTAAATGGTCACGGTGAAGCTCACACTCCTCAACATCGAGAGTCAGAACGGATTTCCAGCAGCGCCTCGGAGATGCAG TTTTCATTGCGGTCACGCACGCCAAGCCTGAACGGATCACTCTGCAGCCCTTACAGCAGCCTCAGTCGCAAG TATTACCCTGCACGAACCGGCAGTCCTGGATTGATATTACGAGAATATGGACGCGGTCCATCCGAGGATGTGTCTAGGATTTACACGTACTCGTATCTCACCGAAACACCCAGCCAGGGATACTTGAGACGTCCGATACAGCCGTACGACAAACCTCCGACTAGCCCACACTTTCATAGACCCAGCT CGTCTCGTTCGATAAGAAGCAGCGGTGGACGCAGTAGCCGATCAGGAATGCGAGCTCTGGTCGACGCTCTGAGCGAGACCAGACCAAAGTCACCGGCCAGTCAAGTAGATAATGACGAGCCAATAGAGTTGGCGCATTATCCGGACGCCATGAAACCTCCACCCGGAGCCAAGCCGCCGATCGAGAGGGACGATTTCCCGGCTCCGCCGTATCCTTATACCGATCCGGAGAGACGCAGACGATGGTCCGACACTTACAAG GGTGTACCGGCGTCGGACGACGAGGACGAGGTCGACAACAAAACGTACATAAAGGAGGTGGAGGAGAAGCTGAAGAAAGAGCAGGACGAGCTGAGTAAAATAGACACCGGTATAGCGAAGGTGTTCTTGCAAGATCGCGAGAAGGATCGGGAGAATCTGAGACACAAGGCGGCCAACGTGGACCCGAGAAACGCCTCGAGAACACCGTCGGCTGCCAGGGAGCCGACTTACAGACTGCGATACGAGAGTCCCGTTGGTGCAT CACCGTCTAGGAATATAGATCATGCCAGACCATGGGAAGACGACGACGGTTTCAGTTATAGATCGAGCGTAGGGCCCAGTTACAACG TTGGGAGGTCATCGGCACGTTCCCCGGCTCCCAGAAACTATCCACCCGTTGGTACTCAACGCGCCTTCACTCTTCCAAACGCCGCTAGGCACTATCATTCG GGTGATTATTCGTTCAGTGGGATGGGAGACAAGACGCACAGCACTGATTTCTCGTCTGGCAAATCAGATA TATCAACAGGCAGCATCACGGATGTGGATCGACGGGCATTGGTATGTACCACAGCCCCATACTACTCCCGGCGAATTAGCATG AATGATGGTGGGATGCTGCCATCGTCCACCACGTATACAGGTGGCCTAGGTTCGGTAGTCGGGAGTCACGGGGGCCATCACGTAAGAAGATCGTTACCGGACATGGGCACAGCGCCATCCGAACCACCCAAACTCTATCCCTATCACTTACTTGTCATCACTAACTACAGGCTGCCAGCCGATGTGGATCGTTGCAATCTCGAA CGGCATCTTTCCGACGCGGAATTCGAGGCAGTTCTCCAGTGTACCCGTGCCGAGTTCTACAGACTACCACAGTGGCGTCGTAACGAAATCAAAAGACGTGCCCGACTGTTTTAA
- the Unc-115a gene encoding actin binding LIM protein Uncoordinated 115a isoform X14: MYLSSLLPRFPSRRGSSRFSTVVRDTTSKKNVTVQTTIDASRNGTIVGENHRCWLFSLCVHHFRRKTFCQSCKKKCSGEVLRVQDKYFHIGCFKCAQCNASLAQGGFFAREGSYYCTKDYRERWGTKCAGCGEYVEGDVVTAGDKHAFHPNCFHCQRCRQPLLGQGTKVSLVQGQALCHRCVGIPVREASTPVGNNSATRGSGDGPSDPGACAGCGNQLREGQALVALDRQWHVWCFKCHSCDTVLHGEYMGKDGVPYCEKDYQKQFGVKCAYCNRYISGKVLQAGDNHHFHPTCARCTKCGDPFGDGEEMYLQGAAIWHPRCGPGPSGPNGIVNGHGEAHTPQHRESERISSSASEMQYYPARTGSPGLILREYGRGPSEDVSRIYTYSYLTETPSQGYLRRPIQPYDKPPTSPHFHRPSSSRSIRSSGGRSSRSGMRALVDALSETRPKSPASQVDNDEPIELAHYPDAMKPPPGAKPPIERDDFPAPPYPYTDPERRRRWSDTYKGVPASDDEDEVDNKTYIKEVEEKLKKEQDELSKIDTGIAKVFLQDREKDRENLRHKAANVDPRNASRTPSAAREPTYRLRYESPVGASPSRNIDHARPWEDDDGFSYRSSVGPSYNVVSSLRHIPKPGYGLAPRSHTFSSTGGSVSALPGDYSFSGMGDKTHSTDFSSGKSDISTGSITDVDRRALNDGGMLPSSTTYTGGLGSVVGSHGGHHVRRSLPDMGTAPSEPPKLYPYHLLVITNYRLPADVDRCNLERHLSDAEFEAVLQCTRAEFYRLPQWRRNEIKRRARLF, from the exons GTAAAACATTCTGCCAGTCTTGCAAGAAGAAGTGCAGCGGGGAGGTGCTACGAGTGCAGGACAAGTATTTCCACATAGGGTGTTTCAAGTGTGCTCAGTGCAATGCCAGCTTAGCGCAGGGTGGTTTCTTCGCACGCGAGGGCTCTTACTACTGCACCAAG gATTACAGAGAACGTTGGGGCACAAAGTGTGCAGGCTGCGGCGAATACGTGGAGGGCGATGTGGTCACCGCCGGCGACAAACACGCGTTCCATCCGAACTGTTTCCATTGTCAGAGATGCAGGCAGCCCCTGCTGGGCCAAGGGACAAAAGTGTCCCTCGTCCAAG GTCAAGCTCTGTGTCATCGATGCGTCGGTATCCCGGTTCGAGAGGCCTCGACGCCGGTCGGTAATAATTCTGCCACCAGAGGATCCGGAGACGGGCCCTCCGACCCCGGTGCTTGTGCCGGCTGCGGAAACCAATTACGAGAAGGTCAAGCTTTGGTCGCTCTTGATCGACAGTGGCACGTATGGTGCTTCAAGTGCCACAGCTGCGATACCGTGCTCCATGGCGAGTACATGGGAAA AGACGGGGTGCCTTACTGCGAGAAAGATTACCAGAAGCAATTCGGGGTGAAATGTGCCTACTGCAACCGCTACATCAGCGGCAAGGTCCTGCAAGCCGGTGATAATCACCATTTCCATCCGACTTGTGCGCGATGCACCAAATGCGGAGATCCATTCGGAGACGGGGAGGAAATGTACCTACAAGGTGCAGCCATATGGCACCCTCGTTGCGGACCCGGTCCGAGTGGACCAAACGGTATCGTAAATGGTCACGGTGAAGCTCACACTCCTCAACATCGAGAGTCAGAACGGATTTCCAGCAGCGCCTCGGAGATGCAG TATTACCCTGCACGAACCGGCAGTCCTGGATTGATATTACGAGAATATGGACGCGGTCCATCCGAGGATGTGTCTAGGATTTACACGTACTCGTATCTCACCGAAACACCCAGCCAGGGATACTTGAGACGTCCGATACAGCCGTACGACAAACCTCCGACTAGCCCACACTTTCATAGACCCAGCT CGTCTCGTTCGATAAGAAGCAGCGGTGGACGCAGTAGCCGATCAGGAATGCGAGCTCTGGTCGACGCTCTGAGCGAGACCAGACCAAAGTCACCGGCCAGTCAAGTAGATAATGACGAGCCAATAGAGTTGGCGCATTATCCGGACGCCATGAAACCTCCACCCGGAGCCAAGCCGCCGATCGAGAGGGACGATTTCCCGGCTCCGCCGTATCCTTATACCGATCCGGAGAGACGCAGACGATGGTCCGACACTTACAAG GGTGTACCGGCGTCGGACGACGAGGACGAGGTCGACAACAAAACGTACATAAAGGAGGTGGAGGAGAAGCTGAAGAAAGAGCAGGACGAGCTGAGTAAAATAGACACCGGTATAGCGAAGGTGTTCTTGCAAGATCGCGAGAAGGATCGGGAGAATCTGAGACACAAGGCGGCCAACGTGGACCCGAGAAACGCCTCGAGAACACCGTCGGCTGCCAGGGAGCCGACTTACAGACTGCGATACGAGAGTCCCGTTGGTGCAT CACCGTCTAGGAATATAGATCATGCCAGACCATGGGAAGACGACGACGGTTTCAGTTATAGATCGAGCGTAGGGCCCAGTTACAACG TTGTGAGCTCCCTTCGGCACATCCCGAAGCCAGGGTACGGTCTGGCACCGCGAAGTCACACCTTCTCCTCGACCGGCGGTTCTGTATCTGCTCTCCCT GGTGATTATTCGTTCAGTGGGATGGGAGACAAGACGCACAGCACTGATTTCTCGTCTGGCAAATCAGATA TATCAACAGGCAGCATCACGGATGTGGATCGACGGGCATTG AATGATGGTGGGATGCTGCCATCGTCCACCACGTATACAGGTGGCCTAGGTTCGGTAGTCGGGAGTCACGGGGGCCATCACGTAAGAAGATCGTTACCGGACATGGGCACAGCGCCATCCGAACCACCCAAACTCTATCCCTATCACTTACTTGTCATCACTAACTACAGGCTGCCAGCCGATGTGGATCGTTGCAATCTCGAA CGGCATCTTTCCGACGCGGAATTCGAGGCAGTTCTCCAGTGTACCCGTGCCGAGTTCTACAGACTACCACAGTGGCGTCGTAACGAAATCAAAAGACGTGCCCGACTGTTTTAA